A region from the Salvia splendens isolate huo1 chromosome 15, SspV2, whole genome shotgun sequence genome encodes:
- the LOC121766467 gene encoding norbelladine synthase-like yields MYGTMSAEMTVDVPATEAWKVYGTRQLPEVAEEANSDFISRVDVVQGDGGAGTILEVVFRPGMGAGMNSFKEKFIVVDNEKRVKEAEVVESGFLDLGFKLYRMRFNVIEVEGNEKQCITRSTIEYELKEEAAANVEIASIKPFTGLMLLCAKYFLRNNDN; encoded by the exons ATGTACGGAACAATGTCCGCTGAGATGACGGTTGATGTACCGGCAACTGAAGCGTGGAAGGTCTACGGCACTCGACAGCTCCCGGAAGTGGCGGAGGAAGCCAACTCCGACTTTATAAGCCGGGTCGACGTCGTCCAAGGGGACGGCGGCGCCGGAACTATTCTCGAGGTCGTTTTCCGTCCAG GGATGGGTGCGGGAATGAATTCGTTCAAGGAGAAATTCATAGTGGTGGATAACGAGAAGCGTGTGAAGGAGGCAGAGGTTGTGGAAAGTGGATTTCTGGATCTAGGGTTCAAGCTGTATCGTATGAGATTTAATGTGATAGAGGTGGAGGGAAACGAGAAGCAGTGTATAACTCGATCTACGATCGAGTACGAGCTCAAAGAGGAAGCTGCAGCGAATGTTGAAATCGCTTCCATTAAACCATTCACTGGCCTCATGCTACTCTGTGCTAAGTATTTTCTCcgcaacaatgacaattga